From a single Miscanthus floridulus cultivar M001 chromosome 8, ASM1932011v1, whole genome shotgun sequence genomic region:
- the LOC136469364 gene encoding transcription factor bHLH95-like produces the protein MAETGGSSTTIADPEENIDAVSAAGNAADNKETPKARRNRMRMIAERKRRSRLRNYFGELQALVPHVADKSDKGTVVGQAIDYIQSLEKTKATLEKRKLARQVAAEVAASSSSAPPQTAQGMAPAAMFLDVPDGCHDDVPPSPLQALAAAVPVSADVPQPQLLQQPLAAAVPAPPQLPMAAAGQVGFQTFSWPNLVLSVSNDNAYINVSVPRHLGMQNMVMVLSVLNNHGIDVVTAQVDSDAARSVLNIYARVSSLYLMEHHILLVSWLL, from the exons ATGGCTGAAACCGGTGGTTCTTCGACTACCATCGCGGACCCGGAGGAGAACATCGACGCCGTCTCTGCCGCCGGCAACGCTGCTGACAACAAAGAAACCCCCAAGGCGCGCCGGAATCGGATGCGGATGATCGCGGAGAGGAAGCGCCGTAGTCGGCTGAGGAATTACTTCGGCGAGCTGCAGGCGCTCGTGCCCCACGTCGCTGACAAG AGTGACAAGGGGACCGTAGTGGGACAGGCGATCGACTACATCCAGTCGCTAGAGAAGACCAAGGCCACGCTGGAGAAGCGCAAGCTCGCGCGGCAGGTGGCCGCTGAGGTGGCGGCCTCCTCCTCTTCGGCGCCACCACAGACCGCCCAGGGGATGGCGCCGGCGGCCATGTTTTTGGACGTCCCAGATGGCTGCCACGACGATGTGCCGCCGTCGCCGCTGCAGGCACTTGCTGCGGCCGTGCCAGTGTCTGCGGACGTCCCGCAGCCACAGCTGCTGCAGCAGCCACTTGCTGCAGCCGTGCCAGCACCACCGCAGCTCCCCATGGCGGCCGCGGGGCAAGTCGGATTCCAGACATTTTCATGGCCGAACCTTGTGCTCAGCGTGTCGAACGACAACGCGTACATCAACGTATCCGTGCCGCGCCACCTCGGCATGCAGAACATGGTGATGGTGCTGTCCGTGCTGAACAACCACGGGATCGACGTCGTCACGGCGCAGGTCGATTCCGACGCTGCCCGCTCCGTGCTCAACATCTATGCCCGTGTAAGTAGCCTCTACTTGATGGAGCATCATATCCTCTTGGTTTCATGGTTGTTGTAG